One genomic segment of Candidatus Berkiella aquae includes these proteins:
- a CDS encoding MarR family transcriptional regulator yields MDLLDSIPLAEQALPEEHTSEIKLPNYPKRIFLALRSIMQSMDSHSRKLNKLFDITVPQIVCLYEIFERGAMTISVLAKSIHLTPSTLVGVIDRLEEKKLVTRMRDVADRRAIFIDITDKGRDFVKNVPQLMHNRLYGSLQSLSESEQILIANSLELLVHLLEQPN; encoded by the coding sequence ATGGATTTGTTAGATTCAATTCCGCTGGCAGAACAAGCACTTCCCGAAGAACACACTTCTGAAATCAAGTTACCAAACTATCCTAAGCGGATTTTTCTCGCACTACGCTCTATTATGCAATCGATGGATTCGCATTCACGAAAATTAAATAAGCTGTTTGATATTACGGTTCCACAAATAGTTTGCTTGTATGAAATTTTCGAAAGGGGTGCAATGACCATTTCAGTACTTGCAAAAAGTATTCATCTTACACCCAGCACTTTAGTCGGCGTTATTGATAGATTAGAAGAAAAAAAACTCGTTACGCGAATGAGGGACGTTGCTGATAGACGAGCTATTTTTATCGATATTACCGATAAAGGAAGAGATTTTGTAAAAAATGTACCACAACTAATGCACAATCGGCTCTACGGCAGCTTACAATCACTTTCAGAAAGTGAACAAATTCTCATTGCAAATTCGCTTGAATTGCTCGTCCATCTACTGGAGCAACCTAATTAA
- a CDS encoding BON domain-containing protein has protein sequence MKLNKLSALVMVASSFFAANAIADQTFDTSTQHSTSTSTEQHSDQTITADIKEKFLKEKLFGTTDAKAITIQVETKNGVVHLTGTATNQAQLDSALKLTESVDGVKKVVNEVKLNTSSDIQ, from the coding sequence ATGAAATTGAATAAATTGTCAGCATTGGTTATGGTTGCGTCATCATTCTTTGCAGCAAATGCCATTGCTGATCAAACATTCGATACTTCGACGCAACATTCTACGAGTACGTCAACAGAGCAACATTCAGATCAAACGATCACAGCTGATATCAAAGAAAAGTTTCTTAAAGAGAAATTGTTTGGTACGACTGATGCAAAAGCTATCACAATCCAGGTAGAAACCAAGAACGGTGTTGTTCATTTAACAGGAACCGCTACCAATCAAGCTCAACTGGATAGTGCGCTTAAGCTGACTGAATCGGTTGATGGTGTTAAGAAAGTTGTGAATGAAGTTAAGCTCAATACTTCATCGGATATTCAATAG
- a CDS encoding aconitate hydratase, whose product MPFNVTQKLIQAHLIEGEMIPKKEIALKIDQTLTQDATGTLVMLELEAMGVDQIKVDLSAQYVDHNLIQEDYKNADDHLFLRSACQRFGIWYSRPGNGVSHPVHMQSFGKPGKTLLGSDSHSCAAGSLGMLAMGAGGLEVAMAMAGHPFYVKMPKVFGVKLTGSLPDWVSAKDVILEMLRRHDVKGGVGSVIEYYGPGVKKLTAMDRHVIANMGAELGATATVFPSDQETLKFLKSHGREQDWVELQADPKAQYDLHDEIDLSTLVPLIALPSSPGKVVPVSDVQGKELYQAYIGSSANPGYRDFAITAMMVSKKRVHPNVSFDINPSSRNILEELVRDGHLENLIHAGGRIHQAGCNGCIGMGQAPATGRNSLRTVPRNFPGRSGTDEDSVFLCSPETATASALMGKITDPRSLDFPYPKVKSHKTIINNEMLQAPLPIDKARQVELVKGPNIISLPILHPLPDEMHCPALLKLGDNISTDDIMPAGAKVLPYRSNIPKISEFVFDRIDKDYVKQAQTIHNKDGHAIVAGENYGQGSSREHAALAPRYLGLHFVIAKSFARIHWQNLVNFGILPLVFVNPTDYDLIKRNDVIVLKSIINSLKKGSELIATVENKKEPITLRHDLSSRQVDILIAGGLINWARENKQ is encoded by the coding sequence ATGCCTTTTAATGTCACCCAGAAACTTATTCAAGCCCATTTAATTGAAGGGGAGATGATCCCTAAAAAAGAGATAGCGCTCAAGATTGATCAGACCTTGACTCAAGATGCCACGGGCACATTAGTCATGCTAGAACTTGAAGCGATGGGAGTTGATCAAATCAAAGTCGATCTAAGTGCGCAGTATGTTGATCATAATCTTATTCAAGAAGACTATAAAAATGCAGACGATCATTTATTTTTAAGAAGCGCCTGCCAACGCTTTGGCATTTGGTATAGCCGCCCAGGTAATGGCGTAAGCCATCCAGTCCATATGCAGAGTTTTGGTAAACCCGGTAAAACCCTATTAGGTTCTGATAGCCATAGCTGCGCAGCAGGTAGTCTGGGTATGTTAGCGATGGGTGCAGGTGGATTAGAAGTCGCGATGGCAATGGCCGGACACCCTTTTTACGTCAAAATGCCCAAGGTATTTGGCGTCAAATTAACAGGGAGCTTACCGGATTGGGTGAGTGCAAAAGACGTTATTTTAGAAATGTTACGACGGCATGATGTGAAAGGTGGGGTAGGTTCTGTTATTGAATATTATGGCCCAGGAGTTAAGAAATTAACCGCCATGGACAGGCACGTTATTGCCAATATGGGGGCAGAATTAGGTGCGACAGCAACGGTTTTTCCTTCAGATCAAGAGACATTAAAATTCCTGAAAAGCCATGGGCGAGAACAAGATTGGGTTGAACTACAAGCTGATCCAAAAGCGCAATATGATCTCCATGATGAAATCGATCTCTCAACTTTAGTACCCTTAATTGCACTGCCATCAAGTCCTGGAAAAGTCGTACCCGTTAGCGATGTGCAAGGGAAAGAACTCTATCAAGCTTACATTGGCTCTTCTGCCAATCCAGGGTATCGTGATTTTGCAATTACGGCCATGATGGTAAGTAAAAAACGCGTTCATCCCAATGTTTCATTTGATATCAATCCTTCTTCACGTAATATTCTTGAAGAACTTGTCAGAGATGGGCATCTTGAAAATTTAATTCACGCAGGGGGCAGAATTCACCAAGCAGGCTGTAATGGCTGTATTGGCATGGGGCAAGCACCGGCAACCGGACGAAATAGTTTAAGAACTGTTCCACGCAACTTTCCGGGACGTTCAGGCACCGATGAAGATAGTGTTTTTCTCTGTAGCCCAGAAACCGCAACGGCTTCAGCCCTCATGGGGAAAATTACCGATCCTAGAAGTTTAGATTTTCCTTATCCCAAAGTGAAGTCTCATAAAACGATTATTAATAATGAAATGTTACAAGCACCTTTACCGATAGATAAAGCTCGTCAAGTTGAGTTGGTGAAAGGCCCTAACATTATTTCTTTACCTATTTTACATCCATTACCTGATGAAATGCATTGTCCAGCATTGCTAAAGCTTGGCGATAATATTTCAACGGATGATATTATGCCGGCCGGCGCTAAAGTACTGCCTTATCGAAGCAATATTCCTAAGATAAGCGAATTTGTTTTTGATAGGATTGATAAAGATTATGTAAAACAAGCCCAAACAATTCATAACAAAGATGGACATGCCATCGTTGCTGGCGAAAATTATGGTCAAGGTTCAAGTCGTGAGCATGCAGCTTTAGCACCGCGATATTTAGGGTTACATTTTGTGATTGCTAAAAGCTTTGCTCGAATTCATTGGCAGAATTTAGTCAATTTTGGCATCTTGCCGTTAGTTTTTGTCAATCCAACAGATTATGATTTAATCAAGCGAAATGATGTTATTGTATTGAAAAGCATCATAAACAGTCTTAAAAAAGGCAGTGAGCTAATCGCAACCGTAGAAAATAAAAAAGAGCCTATTACTTTGCGCCATGATCTTTCATCGCGACAAGTGGATATTTTAATCGCAGGTGGGTTAATCAATTGGGCAAGAGAAAATAAGCAGTAA
- a CDS encoding DUF6496 domain-containing protein — protein sequence MTAKKKGHGTHKSKYGRGAQKTIKKEMHDFKHGKAKSGTGGKKVTSRKQAVAIGIAKARKKGQKTPAKKTAGK from the coding sequence ATGACAGCAAAAAAGAAAGGGCATGGCACTCATAAGAGTAAATATGGCAGGGGTGCGCAAAAAACCATTAAGAAAGAAATGCATGATTTTAAACATGGCAAAGCAAAAAGTGGCACTGGTGGTAAAAAAGTAACAAGCCGCAAACAAGCAGTTGCCATTGGTATTGCAAAAGCACGAAAAAAAGGACAAAAAACCCCTGCTAAGAAAACGGCAGGAAAATAA
- a CDS encoding SidE phosphodiesterase domain-containing protein: MQKGFQHKNISNLTKYFYQNANQLIEETYLQPYNGRIKAHLRDGQLEREHHGALHASRVSLYVKVLHRLICAQLPDYAKHALNTLTEEWHLTEKEIINLASFAGLAHDSGRKADGIDYWDKESGENCTAFLIKKGISPKIAKIVGAAAAYKDHPNDYANVLKKQGISAKSIPAYQYLRKLIYLADCYDIMRVRSEFQLEYVFRAFRDINEYQAKKHNPAFIEFAQQVHALISAHQDMRQRCDIVMPGGEKIVTKEISTSYSLSEKIRFEHADNVLLSAMQSMKTMPYFALYLSNELNVKPSKMHEKPEQSWFSLTNIAVITGCIVAVSALYFSASLGLSLGFGLAAYLGISLTAKLFAWYAQSSTRAQQPVKPAVLPNHDDKLRLTKAPQVIYSLNRCKHMHDNTQPICAPLKSRMSRYSR; this comes from the coding sequence ATGCAAAAAGGGTTTCAACATAAAAATATTAGCAACTTAACTAAATATTTTTATCAAAATGCTAATCAGCTCATCGAAGAGACTTATTTGCAACCGTATAATGGCCGTATTAAAGCCCATTTACGAGATGGGCAGCTTGAAAGAGAGCATCATGGTGCACTGCATGCCAGTCGTGTCAGTCTGTATGTAAAGGTACTGCATCGTTTAATCTGCGCACAATTACCGGATTATGCTAAACACGCTCTCAACACACTGACTGAAGAATGGCACTTAACCGAAAAAGAAATTATTAACTTAGCTTCATTTGCAGGTCTAGCCCATGACAGTGGGCGAAAGGCTGATGGCATTGATTATTGGGATAAAGAAAGTGGAGAAAATTGTACTGCATTTTTAATAAAAAAAGGCATTTCACCCAAAATCGCAAAGATCGTAGGTGCAGCGGCTGCTTATAAAGATCATCCCAATGATTATGCGAATGTTCTTAAAAAACAGGGCATTTCAGCCAAGTCTATTCCCGCTTACCAGTATTTGAGAAAATTAATCTATCTAGCCGATTGCTACGATATTATGCGAGTGCGTAGCGAATTTCAGTTAGAGTATGTTTTTCGGGCTTTTCGAGATATTAATGAATATCAGGCTAAAAAGCATAATCCCGCATTCATCGAATTTGCTCAGCAAGTCCATGCTTTAATTAGTGCGCATCAAGACATGAGACAACGTTGTGATATCGTGATGCCAGGTGGTGAAAAAATTGTCACAAAAGAGATATCTACTTCCTATAGTTTGTCGGAAAAGATTCGTTTTGAACATGCAGATAATGTGTTGCTTAGTGCCATGCAGTCGATGAAAACAATGCCATATTTTGCACTGTATTTATCGAACGAATTGAATGTTAAACCCTCTAAAATGCATGAAAAACCAGAGCAAAGTTGGTTTTCACTTACCAATATTGCTGTCATCACAGGGTGTATTGTCGCCGTAAGCGCTCTGTATTTTTCTGCTAGCCTAGGGTTGTCATTAGGTTTTGGCTTAGCGGCCTATTTGGGAATATCGCTAACCGCAAAACTTTTTGCCTGGTATGCACAATCCTCAACGAGAGCACAACAACCTGTAAAGCCTGCTGTGTTGCCAAACCATGATGATAAGCTAAGATTAACCAAAGCACCGCAAGTCATTTATTCGCTAAATAGATGCAAGCATATGCATGATAATACTCAGCCTATTTGTGCGCCGCTTAAAAGCCGGATGAGCAGATATAGCCGATAA
- a CDS encoding MFS transporter, which translates to MRIFSLCFLLFINAMSIGLVFPIFASLFMQSYEPLFNPQTTLATQTFCYSMILAIPTFCMIFGAPFLGRLSDQQGRKKVLLMGLIGISVSFLLSASAIFQGSLLLLFVCRALAGFMDGSESIAQAMIIDLSSDEEKSKNMSCATFAGTIGFIVGPMIGGLLAEPSLTGRFHFEMPFMVSMLLTIVNAITLYAFLPKDGSIAKPAKEPLTVLFKKGFSFCFDKRIRGFSWLLFFCSLVPCLFLSAKYLVVSRKVPIYLRTNRIVYHLFRCLFLRGNFSGDSLLIE; encoded by the coding sequence ATGAGAATTTTCTCACTTTGTTTTTTACTGTTTATTAATGCCATGAGTATTGGGCTAGTATTTCCGATATTTGCCTCATTATTCATGCAATCCTATGAACCGTTGTTTAATCCGCAAACCACATTGGCTACGCAAACTTTTTGCTATTCTATGATTTTAGCGATTCCAACGTTTTGTATGATTTTTGGTGCCCCATTTTTAGGTAGATTGTCTGATCAGCAAGGACGCAAAAAAGTCCTTTTAATGGGATTGATTGGCATCAGTGTAAGCTTTTTGCTATCGGCATCGGCGATTTTTCAAGGAAGTTTGCTATTGTTATTTGTATGTCGTGCTTTGGCAGGATTTATGGATGGATCAGAATCAATTGCGCAAGCAATGATCATTGATCTAAGTAGCGATGAAGAGAAAAGCAAGAATATGTCTTGTGCCACTTTTGCCGGGACTATTGGTTTTATTGTGGGGCCTATGATAGGGGGATTGTTAGCTGAACCCTCCTTAACGGGGCGATTTCACTTTGAAATGCCATTTATGGTGTCGATGTTGCTGACAATCGTCAATGCGATAACGCTATATGCTTTTTTACCGAAAGACGGTTCTATTGCAAAACCTGCGAAGGAGCCATTGACAGTGTTGTTTAAAAAAGGCTTTTCTTTTTGCTTTGACAAGCGGATCAGAGGCTTTTCTTGGCTATTGTTTTTTTGTTCATTGGTGCCTTGCTTGTTTCTTTCAGCTAAGTACCTTGTTGTTAGCAGAAAAGTTCCAATATACCTCAGGACAAATAGGATTGTTTACCACCTTTTTAGGTGCTTGTTTCTCAGGGGGAATTTTAGTGGTGATTCGTTACTTATTGAATAA
- a CDS encoding BON domain-containing protein, with protein MKRSTLLVLAVAITSPLYVSGVMANTTAYEATTLRLADLTSTSTEQRSDTAITADVKSKFLKEKLFGDAAISAVSISVETQNGIVHLTGTADNQQQIDNAIKLSEGVAGVRKVVNDVRIKAPEPAAQRE; from the coding sequence ATGAAACGCTCAACATTATTAGTATTAGCAGTTGCCATAACGTCACCACTTTACGTGAGTGGCGTGATGGCCAATACCACAGCATATGAGGCTACTACCTTGCGACTTGCTGATTTGACTTCAACGTCAACAGAGCAACGCTCAGATACTGCCATTACGGCTGATGTCAAAAGTAAATTTCTGAAGGAAAAACTTTTTGGTGATGCAGCCATTAGTGCAGTATCCATCAGCGTTGAAACGCAAAATGGCATAGTCCATTTAACAGGGACGGCGGATAATCAACAACAAATAGACAATGCTATAAAATTGTCTGAAGGGGTTGCTGGTGTAAGAAAAGTCGTCAATGACGTGAGGATTAAAGCACCAGAACCTGCAGCGCAGAGGGAATAA
- a CDS encoding PQQ-dependent sugar dehydrogenase, whose amino-acid sequence MSNLKRYLILLGLITVFSAACDREKLPPIENIKLPPGFKIEVFAYKVPNARGMTLGDKGTLFVGSKDLGTVYAIIDDPHHPKKKKVLVIASGLNMPVGVAFKDGALYVSEVDRILRYDDIEKNLNHPPKPAVVNDTFPREDDHGWKFIAFGPDGWLYIPVGAPCNVCRSEDARFATIMRMKPDGSNLEIFAHGIRNSVGFDWHPKTKDLWFTDNGRDWMGDDLPPDELNRASHKGLDFGFPYCHGNSIVDPEFGQGHTCEEFTQSVVELAPHVAALGMRFYHGNQFPQDYQNKIFIAEHGSWNRTSPVGYRITMVNPDFEPQKSYHVFAEGWLHNNESWGRPVDVQVMPDGSLLVSDDLADAIYRISYEK is encoded by the coding sequence ATGTCAAACTTGAAGCGCTACCTTATATTACTTGGACTCATCACCGTATTTTCTGCTGCTTGCGATCGGGAAAAATTACCTCCCATCGAGAATATCAAGTTACCCCCAGGTTTCAAAATTGAGGTTTTCGCTTACAAAGTTCCTAACGCACGTGGCATGACACTCGGTGATAAGGGCACTTTATTTGTTGGCTCTAAAGATCTGGGGACAGTGTATGCCATCATTGATGATCCTCATCACCCTAAAAAGAAAAAAGTACTTGTTATTGCAAGCGGCTTAAATATGCCTGTCGGTGTTGCATTTAAAGATGGCGCCCTCTATGTCTCAGAGGTCGATAGGATCCTGCGTTATGATGATATTGAAAAAAACTTAAACCATCCGCCTAAACCCGCTGTGGTGAATGATACCTTTCCTAGAGAAGATGATCATGGTTGGAAATTTATTGCCTTTGGTCCTGATGGGTGGCTCTATATCCCTGTTGGAGCCCCCTGTAATGTTTGTCGCTCCGAAGATGCCCGTTTTGCAACCATTATGCGTATGAAGCCTGATGGTAGTAATTTAGAAATTTTTGCTCACGGCATTAGAAACAGTGTTGGCTTTGATTGGCATCCTAAAACCAAAGATTTATGGTTTACAGATAATGGACGAGATTGGATGGGAGATGATCTCCCTCCCGATGAACTTAATCGAGCATCTCATAAAGGATTAGATTTTGGTTTCCCCTATTGCCACGGCAACAGTATTGTTGATCCTGAATTTGGCCAAGGTCATACTTGCGAGGAATTTACCCAAAGCGTTGTTGAATTAGCACCACATGTCGCAGCGCTTGGCATGCGTTTTTATCATGGCAACCAATTTCCACAAGACTACCAAAATAAAATCTTCATTGCAGAACATGGTTCATGGAACCGAACAAGTCCCGTTGGATACCGTATCACCATGGTCAACCCAGACTTTGAACCGCAAAAAAGTTATCACGTATTTGCCGAAGGCTGGTTACATAATAACGAATCTTGGGGCAGACCGGTGGATGTCCAAGTGATGCCAGATGGCTCTTTACTGGTCTCTGATGATCTGGCGGATGCTATTTATCGGATTAGCTACGAGAAATAA
- a CDS encoding glutathione binding-like protein yields the protein MIDLYYWTTPNGHKITIFLEEAGLPYRIIPVNIAKNEQFKPDFLQISPNNKIPAIVDHSPNQGKEPFTLFESGAILLYLAKKANQFIASDAVGYYRTLEWLIWQNAGLGPMCGQANHFMNFAPEKIPYAIERYQKEAKRLYSVLEKQLSAQDYIADEYSIADMACYPWIVPHKALQINLDDYPAIKRWFFNLRERPAIQKAYALAKEINPT from the coding sequence ATGATCGATCTTTATTATTGGACAACGCCCAATGGGCATAAAATCACTATTTTTTTGGAAGAAGCAGGTTTACCCTATCGAATTATTCCAGTTAATATTGCTAAAAATGAACAATTTAAACCTGATTTTTTGCAGATTTCTCCCAATAATAAAATTCCAGCCATTGTTGATCATTCACCGAATCAAGGTAAAGAACCTTTCACCTTGTTTGAATCAGGCGCTATTCTTTTGTACTTAGCAAAAAAAGCAAATCAATTTATAGCAAGTGATGCGGTTGGCTATTATCGAACATTGGAATGGCTCATTTGGCAAAATGCTGGATTAGGCCCGATGTGTGGACAAGCAAATCATTTTATGAATTTTGCACCTGAAAAAATTCCCTATGCGATTGAACGCTATCAAAAAGAAGCAAAACGTCTATACAGCGTCCTTGAGAAACAACTCTCTGCGCAGGATTATATTGCGGATGAATATTCGATTGCCGATATGGCATGCTACCCATGGATTGTTCCGCACAAGGCATTACAAATCAATTTAGATGATTACCCCGCCATTAAACGCTGGTTTTTTAATCTTCGAGAACGCCCTGCCATTCAAAAAGCTTACGCACTGGCAAAAGAGATCAACCCAACTTGA
- a CDS encoding DUF1543 domain-containing protein gives MLKLYAVLLGGRAPGCHIELHDVVFAIGESLEALYPQLVNQWFGKITKSLHIDSSVELKYVDGHEVVIREYYQKQEGDKTLYFANFGGYQEGLFGEKHETNFYVATSRIDGLARAKEELCVGMLQQHSDDHLSVDDILAVEHIGPYTIELIPTTKPCHLTIESYYRKLTLPDILEKAEALKVSA, from the coding sequence ATGCTCAAATTATACGCGGTTTTATTAGGTGGACGTGCACCTGGTTGTCATATTGAATTACATGATGTGGTATTTGCTATCGGTGAATCTTTAGAAGCACTTTATCCGCAATTAGTGAATCAATGGTTTGGTAAAATAACCAAAAGTTTGCATATCGATTCTTCCGTTGAATTGAAATATGTTGATGGGCATGAAGTTGTGATTCGTGAGTATTATCAAAAGCAAGAAGGTGACAAAACACTGTATTTTGCCAATTTTGGTGGTTATCAAGAGGGTTTGTTTGGGGAAAAGCACGAAACCAATTTTTATGTCGCGACTTCACGAATAGACGGTTTAGCGCGCGCAAAAGAAGAGTTATGTGTTGGTATGTTGCAACAACATAGTGATGATCATTTAAGTGTCGATGATATTTTAGCGGTTGAGCATATAGGGCCTTATACCATCGAATTAATTCCAACCACTAAACCTTGTCACTTAACTATCGAATCATACTATCGAAAATTGACGCTACCGGATATTTTAGAAAAAGCGGAAGCGTTGAAAGTATCGGCTTAA
- a CDS encoding avidin/streptavidin family protein, giving the protein MNQLQYGLVITVLGMLSMGCSEVASAQEMIYKNQRGSIMKLELHPQEENTGKITGTFTTAVGNCKADMNVPMPITGFYNGNAITVAVNFPHCKQVVAMTGHLLEENKTLYTLWLDAAHTADPMKKDWAANITGADFYQQVKSA; this is encoded by the coding sequence ATGAATCAGTTACAATATGGTTTGGTTATTACGGTGCTGGGTATGTTGAGCATGGGCTGCTCTGAAGTGGCCTCTGCACAGGAAATGATTTACAAAAATCAACGTGGTTCAATCATGAAACTGGAATTACATCCCCAAGAAGAAAATACCGGAAAAATTACGGGTACTTTTACAACGGCCGTTGGGAATTGTAAAGCGGATATGAATGTTCCTATGCCAATCACGGGTTTTTACAATGGCAATGCTATTACAGTTGCGGTTAATTTTCCGCATTGTAAGCAAGTCGTTGCCATGACAGGGCATTTACTCGAAGAGAATAAAACACTTTACACGCTTTGGTTAGATGCAGCTCATACAGCTGATCCAATGAAAAAAGATTGGGCAGCGAATATCACAGGGGCAGATTTTTATCAGCAAGTAAAATCTGCTTAA
- a CDS encoding YbdK family carboxylate-amine ligase codes for MIEQLALEITPSKLSEIPHEMIFNESEDLTLGVEIELQLIDDKTLDLTPKGGILLDESYLNPKIKQEFYLSTIEVITDICGNTHEAKADLKRSLRHLDLLGKSLGIKYASTGCHPFAKYSDCIISPTQRYYELIDRNQWLTRRMTVFGMHVHLGMKNGDECIRFNNFFMHFMPHLLALSSSSPFWQGNDTGLASCRPTTYEALPTAGQPYCVKNWRGFENLYHTLIKSEAIKSLKDLWWDIRPSPAFGTLEIRVCDGLATLDETMALVAFIHLLAHWFRDNGDWIDQVQLPESWMSRENKWRVMRYGLNAEIIISGSGNLKLIKQDILDWLQKLSPYIIDLKYEEYMLTIMNILERGTSTQRQRQQYQLSQSLEKVVLHNILEFENGSPNW; via the coding sequence ATGATTGAGCAGCTTGCCTTAGAGATCACACCATCCAAGTTATCTGAGATACCACATGAAATGATCTTCAATGAAAGTGAAGATCTGACGTTAGGCGTAGAGATTGAATTACAGTTGATTGATGATAAAACACTCGATCTAACCCCTAAAGGTGGCATTTTACTCGATGAATCTTACTTGAATCCTAAAATTAAACAGGAATTTTATTTAAGTACCATCGAAGTGATTACCGATATTTGCGGCAACACACATGAAGCAAAAGCAGATTTAAAGCGTTCATTGAGACATTTAGATTTATTAGGTAAAAGCTTAGGAATAAAATATGCTTCAACCGGTTGTCATCCCTTTGCCAAGTATTCAGATTGCATTATTTCTCCAACACAGCGTTACTACGAATTAATTGATCGCAACCAATGGTTAACGCGTCGTATGACGGTTTTTGGTATGCATGTCCATTTAGGGATGAAAAATGGGGATGAGTGTATTCGATTTAATAATTTTTTTATGCACTTTATGCCGCACTTGCTTGCATTATCTTCGAGTTCACCGTTTTGGCAAGGCAATGATACAGGGCTTGCTTCATGCAGGCCGACAACATATGAAGCATTACCTACCGCAGGGCAACCCTACTGTGTAAAAAATTGGCGTGGCTTTGAAAATCTTTATCATACCTTAATTAAATCTGAAGCGATTAAATCACTAAAAGATTTATGGTGGGATATTCGTCCAAGCCCGGCATTTGGTACTTTAGAAATAAGAGTTTGTGATGGTTTGGCCACTTTAGATGAAACGATGGCCTTAGTTGCCTTTATTCATCTTCTCGCTCATTGGTTTCGTGATAATGGAGATTGGATTGATCAAGTACAATTGCCAGAATCATGGATGTCACGAGAAAATAAATGGCGTGTTATGCGTTATGGTTTGAATGCAGAAATTATTATATCCGGTTCAGGTAATTTAAAATTAATTAAGCAAGACATTCTGGATTGGCTACAAAAATTATCACCCTATATTATCGACTTAAAATATGAAGAATATATGTTAACGATTATGAATATTCTTGAACGAGGTACAAGTACCCAGCGGCAACGTCAGCAATATCAATTATCGCAATCATTAGAGAAGGTAGTACTTCATAATATCTTAGAATTTGAAAATGGCTCGCCTAACTGGTAA
- a CDS encoding methyltransferase domain-containing protein, translated as MNTPPSIHAEWASHLLSKIDLSDHRSILDLGCRQGKTSAHLAKQYPKQLFLAVDNQASEIEQATEHQLPNLQFALQDARKLCMPEQFDAVISLNNCFMWIKEKQTVFNNLYNALKPQGKTYLQFFVRHGHPKNDRFLSHAAKEIEWRSYFKNYSQDYYDVSIPDVCRMLCESGFIIHKLELMKYGTYFKHPDLLEPFFKSWASQIKYLPIHRQDHFLHRAMKHYLNFYHYNENESFYYDEYVLEVICEKPFPVENNEEISYQYGAIEFSQREAQVIKHFLNGKAAKEIGALLDISAKTVEFHLASIKEKCHCRKRSELFQIAIMEGFIHLMFDNKL; from the coding sequence ATGAACACCCCGCCATCGATTCATGCTGAATGGGCCTCTCATTTATTGAGCAAGATTGATTTATCTGACCATCGGTCAATATTAGATTTAGGATGTCGCCAAGGTAAAACTAGCGCTCATTTAGCAAAACAATATCCTAAACAGCTATTTCTAGCGGTAGATAATCAAGCCAGTGAGATTGAACAAGCAACAGAGCATCAATTACCTAATTTGCAATTTGCCCTGCAAGACGCTCGCAAGCTTTGTATGCCTGAACAATTTGATGCTGTGATTTCTTTGAATAATTGTTTTATGTGGATTAAAGAAAAGCAAACCGTTTTTAATAATCTTTATAATGCGTTAAAACCTCAGGGAAAAACCTATTTACAATTTTTTGTTCGTCATGGTCATCCCAAAAACGATCGCTTTCTTTCTCATGCAGCCAAAGAAATAGAATGGCGTAGCTATTTTAAAAACTATTCGCAAGATTATTATGATGTTTCTATTCCTGATGTGTGTCGTATGCTTTGCGAATCAGGCTTTATTATTCATAAGCTAGAATTAATGAAATATGGTACCTACTTTAAACACCCTGATTTATTGGAGCCTTTTTTTAAGAGTTGGGCATCACAAATTAAATATTTGCCTATCCACAGGCAAGATCACTTTTTACACAGGGCAATGAAACACTATCTCAATTTTTATCATTATAACGAGAATGAATCTTTTTATTATGACGAGTATGTGTTGGAAGTGATTTGTGAAAAACCGTTTCCTGTTGAAAATAATGAGGAAATTTCATATCAATATGGTGCTATTGAGTTTTCGCAGCGTGAAGCGCAAGTGATTAAGCATTTTTTAAATGGCAAAGCGGCAAAAGAAATTGGTGCTTTATTAGATATTTCAGCCAAAACAGTGGAGTTTCATTTGGCGAGTATTAAAGAAAAATGCCATTGTCGTAAACGTTCTGAACTTTTTCAAATAGCGATAATGGAAGGTTTTATACATCTCATGTTTGATAACAAGTTATAA